A region of Theileria annulata chromosome 2, complete sequence, *** SEQUENCING IN PROGRESS *** DNA encodes the following proteins:
- a CDS encoding choline/ethanolamine kinase, putative (chr2.cand.360 - choline/ethanolamine kinase), translating to MDVKNLSKDSSRYITYSQKTRLYIKTDKNSQKIKDQDQTNIKSLCIRHVPFWNNVNPEFIEIKTMYNGITNQVYQATLVDGDKDRYPIKSVCIKKSSTYNSLVIDDDLQYRIAKLLGDNNFGPRIIGRFGDFTIQEWVEGNTMGIDSLQNLSVLTGIASSLAKFHKKVTELVPKEWDRTPMFLTKIATWSPHVERIIKKYNLDFDYNELVQNYEMFKKILNNHLNTSNSITNSILFCHNDLYLDNILDFNQGIYFIDFDYSGFNYVGWEISHLFFKLCIVYNHHTPPYFNFDDSLALSQEMKTIFISVYLSQLLGKNVLPSDDLVNDFLQSVEIHTLGVNLFWTYWGIVMTDKPKNEFNAAIDCPLQAKLNHNLLEINIRKFTDSRILT from the exons atggatgtaaaaaatttgaGTAAAGACTCTTCAAGATACATTACTTACTCTCAAAAAACAAGGTTGTACATCAAAACTGATAAAAACTCTCAAAAGATAAAAGATCAAGACCAAACCAACATTAAGAGTCTCTGTATCCGGCATGTTCCATTTTGGAACAATGTCAACCCTGAATTCatagaaattaaaactatGTACAATGGAATAACCAATCAAGTATACCAGGCGACATTAGTCGATGGAGATAAAGATAGATATCCCATAAAGTCAGtatgtattaaaaaatcatcGACATATAATTCGCTAGTGATTGATGATGATTTACAGTATCGTATTGCAAAATTATTAGGTGATAATAACTTCGGACCTAGAATAATTGGTCGTTTTGGTGATTTTACTATTCAGGAATGGGTTGAAGGAAATACTATGGGAATTGATTcattacaaaatttatcagTTTTGACTGGTATTGCTTCATCACTGGCAAAGTTCCACAAGAAAGTTACAGAGCTGGTTCCAAAGGAATGGGACAGAACTCCTATGTTTTTAACCAAAATAGCTACTTGGTCTCCACATGTTgaaagaattattaaaaaatataatttggattTCGATTATAATGAGTTGGTTCAGAACTATGAAATGTTCAAAAAGATCCTAAACAATCACCTAAATACATCAAATTCCATCACAAACTCAATACTATTCTGTCACAACGATTTATATCTTGACAATATCCTTGATTTTAATCAAGGCATATATTTCATTGATTTTGATTATTCTGGATTCAATTATGTTGGATGGGAAATCTCACATCTTTTCTTCAAATTATGTATCGTATATAACCACCATACTCCTCCGTACTTTAATTTCGATGATTCTCTTGCTTTATCACAGGAAATGAAGACTATTTTCATCTCAGTATATCTTTCTCAATTACTGGGTAAAAATGTTTTACCATCTGACGATTTGGTAAATGATTTTCTACAGAGTGTAGAAATACACACCCTAGgagtaaatttattttggACTTATTGGGGAATAGTGAt GACTGACAAACCAAAGAATGAGTTTAACGCAGCAATCGACTGTCCCCTTCAAGCTAAATTAAATCACAATCTTCTGGAGATTAATATTAGGAAATTTACCGATAGCAGAATACTTACATAG
- a CDS encoding choline/ethanolamine kinase, putative (chr2.cand.361 - choline/ethanolamine kinase) has product MLNSNYDTSLGLEHENKTKFDSLTFKYDHSHSNLKSLCIRHVPFWNNVNPEFIEIKNVNTGIFNSVYILRLISPNKDRYPIKSVCIKKSSTYNSLVIDDDLQYRIAKLLGDNNFGPRIIGRFGDFTIQEWVEGNTMGIDSLQNLSVLTGIASSLAKFHKKVTELVPKEWDRTPMFLTKIATWSPHVERIIKKYNLDFDYNELVQNYEMFKKILNNHLNTSNSITNSILFCHNDLFFTNILDTLHGIYFIDFDFSGFNYVGWDIANFFLKPGIVHESHTTPQFYFDDSLSLSDEMKTIFISVYLSQLLGQNVLPSDDLVNDFLQSLEIHTLGVCLFWIYWSIIMSDKPKNEHKFVVLFHVKGELIYNLFRNNIRRLTDNKIVNT; this is encoded by the exons ATGTTAAACTCGAACTATGATACTTCACTAGGTCTGGAACATGAAAACAAAACCAAATTTGATTCtttaacatttaaatatgatCACAGTCATAGTAATCTAAAGAGTCTCTGTATCCGGCATGTTCCATTTTGGAACAATGTCAACCCTGAATTcatagaaattaaaaatgttaatactggtatatttaatagtgTTTATATCTTGAGATTAATTTCACCGAATAAAGATAGATATCCCATAAAGTCAGtatgtattaaaaaatcatcGACATATAATTCACTAGTGATTGATGATGATTTACAGTATCGTATTGCAAAATTATTAggtgataataatttcGGACCTAGAATAATTGGTCGTTTTGGTGATTTTACTATTCAGGAATGGGTTGAAGGAAATACTATGGGAATTGATTcattacaaaatttatcagTTTTGACTGGTATTGCTTCATCACTGGCAAAGTTCCACAAGAAAGTTACAGAGCTGGTTCCAAAGGAATGGGACAGAACTCCTATGTTTTTAACCAAAATAGCTACTTGGTCTCCACATGTTgaaagaattattaaaaaatataatttggattTCGATTATAATGAGTTGGTTCAGAACTATGAAATGTTCAAAAAGATCCTAAACAATCACCTAAATACATCAAATTCCATCACAAACTCAATACTATTCTGTCACAAcgatttattttttactaacATTTTGGATACCCTACATGGGATATATTTCattgattttgatttttcTGGATTCAATTATGTTGGATGGGACATCGCcaatttttttttaaagCCCGGCATCGTACACGAATCTCATACTACTCCACAATTTTATTTCGATGATTCACTTTCTTTATCAGATGAAATGAAGACTATTTTCATCTCAGTATATCTTTCTCAATTACTGGGCCAAAATGTTTTACCATCTGACGATTTGGTAAATGATTTTCTACAGAGTTTAGAAATACACACCTTAGGTGTATGTTTATTTTGGATTTATTGGTCCATAATAAT gTCTGACAAACCGAAGAACGAGCATAAGTTTGTAGTTTTGTTTCACGTCAAGGGCGaactaatatataatttatttaggAATAATATTAGGAGGTTAactgataataaaattgtaaatacCTAA
- a CDS encoding choline/ethanolamine kinase, putative (chr2.cand.363 - choline/ethanolamine kinase), which translates to MEHLTVVSEHDFQHKDPVKTPENEGYFLNEKETNEVKSLCIRHVPFWNNIAKEKIDLKIVSGALTNRVYQATLVDGDKDRYPIKSVCIKKSSTYNSLVIDDDLQYRIAKLLGDNNFGPRIIGRFGDFTIQEWVEGNTMGIDSFQNLSVLTGIASSLAKFHKKVTELVPKEWDRTPMFLTKIATWSPHVERIIKKYNLDFDYNELVQNYEMFKKILNNHLNTSNSITNSILFCHNDLFSLNILDFNQGIYFIDFDFAGFNYVGWEIANFFVEVTILYDPPKPPYFISSEEYNLSEEMKTIFISVYLSQLLGQNVLPSDDLVNDFLQSLEIHTLGVNLFWTYWGIVMSDKPKNELSKPVKLEAYAMFQYNLFRNNIRRLTDNKIVNT; encoded by the exons ATGGAGCATTTAACCGTTGTTTCAGAGCACGACTTTCAGCATAAGGATCCAGTAAAAACACCAGAAAATGAGGGTTATTTTCTTAATGAAAAGGAAACGAATGAGGTTAAGAGTCTCTGTATCCGGCATGTTCCATTTTGGAACAATATCGCAAAGGAAAAAATTGATCTCAAGATTGTATCTGGTGCTCTAACCAATCGTGTATACCAGGCGACATTAGTCGATGGAGATAAAGATAGATATCCCATAAAGTCAGtatgtattaaaaaatcatcGACATATAATTCGCTAGTGATTGATGATGATTTACAGTATCGTATTGCAAAATTATTAggtgataataatttcGGACCTAGAATAATTGGTCGTTTTGGTGATTTTACTATTCAGGAATGGGTTGAAGGAAATACTATGGGAATTGATTcatttcaaaatttatcaGTTTTGACTGGTATTGCTTCATCACTGGCAAAGTTCCACAAGAAAGTTACAGAGCTGGTTCCAAAGGAATGGGACAGAACTCCTATGTTTTTAACCAAAATAGCTACTTGGTCTCCACATGTTgaaagaattattaaaaaatataatttggattTCGATTATAATGAGTTGGTTCAGAACTATGAAATGTTCAAAAAGATCCTAAACAATCACCTAAATACATCAAATTCCATCACAAACTCAATACTATTCTGTCACAACGATTTATTTTCTCTAAATATCCTTGATTTTAACCAAGGCATATATTTCattgattttgattttgCCGGATTCAATTATGTTGGATGGGAAATCGCCAATTTCTTTGTAGAGGTTACGATTCTTTACGACCCACCGAAGCCACCATACTTCATTTCATCTGAGGAATACAATTTATCTGAGGAAATGAAGACTATTTTCATCTCAGTATATCTTTCTCAATTACTGGGCCAAAATGTTTTACCATCTGACGATTTGGTAAATGATTTTCTACAGAGTTTAGAAATACACACCTTGGgagtaaatttattttggACTTATTGGGGAATAGTGAt GTCTGACAAACCgaaaaatgaattatctAAGCCTGTTAAATTGGAAGCTTATGCGATGTTccaatataatttatttaggAATAATATTAGGAGGTTAactgataataaaattgtaaatacCTAA
- a CDS encoding uncharacterized protein (chr2.cand.358 - transmembrane domains;~membrane protein, putative;~2 probable transmembrane helices predicted for TA14370 by TMHMM2.0 at aa 55-74 and 155-177): MSSTPLSHTNKFSELKSSTGSPRSKMGFSKQTNEEFNAVPVTSEFYTKRTSYKTFFRPFLILLFSIYIVLVSFLSKKDSNSGFSLALMTFHTKVIDLYQVILDFYKRCPAVMSIVKKLRFEVPYFIKILSLYVPKYEKQIVYLSNYNTLNNWLSIFVWATFAVIFELLTAVVNNLVLSYRHRNTPRYCSNMVHPSKFHDKVFTQEQLNKLFKTREYLDLKNSRHGLGPEAWNWQLRKTLEAKHNSKSQNAVSSGDESDIST, from the exons ATGAGTTCGACTCCTTTATCACATACGAATAAATTTAGTGAACTTAAAAGTTCCACGGGATCTCCACGGTCCAAGATGGGCTTTTCAAAACAAACCaatgaagaatttaatgCAGTACCAGTTACATCTGAGTTTTACACAAAACGTACTAGCTACAAAACTTTTTTTCGAccttttttaattcttttattttcaatCTATATTGTACTAG tatCATTCCTTTCAAAGAAGGATTCTAATTCTGGGTTTTCCTTAGCCCTAATGACTTTTCACACCAAAGTTATAGATCTCTACCAAGTAATTTTGGATTTTTACAAAAGATGTCCCGCTGTAATGTCTATTGTAAAAAAGTTGAGGTTTGAAGTTCCTTATTTTATAAAgattttatctttatacGTACCCAAATACGAAAAACAGATAGTCTATCTATCTAATTATAATACACTAAATAACTGGCTTTCTATTTTCGTCTGGGCTACTTTTGCAGTCATTTTCGAACTCCTTACTGCAgttgttaataatttggttCTTTCTTACAGGCACAGGAACACACCTCGCTATTGTTCCAACATGGTTCATCCCTCTAAATTTCATGACAAAGTTTTCACGCAAGAACAATTAAACAAACTCTTTAAAACTAGGGAATACTTAGACTTAAAGAACTCTAGACATGGTTTAGGTCCTGAGGCTTGGAATTGGCAGCTGAGAAAAACTCTGGAAGCAAAACACAATTCAAAATCGCAAAACGCAGTCTCATCTGGAGATGAATCGGATATCAGTACCTGA
- a CDS encoding choline/ethanolamine kinase, putative (chr2.cand.364 - PF01633 Choline/ethanolamine kinase), translated as MLNSNYDTSLGLEHENKTKFDSLTFKYDHSHSNLKSLCIRHVPFWNNVNPEFIEIKKMNNGVTNRVYQATLVDGDKDRYPIKSVCIKKSSTYNSLVIDDDLQYRIAKLLGDNNFGPRIIGRFGDFTIQEWVEGNTMGIDSLQNLSVLTGIASSLAKFHKKVTELVPKEWDRTPMFLTKIATWSPHVERIIKKYNLGFDYNELVQNYEMFKKILNNHLNTSNSITNSILFCHNDLFFLNIVDFNQGVYFIDFDYCGFNYVGWDIANFLLKILHILHDPLCHSYTSISPYISEEMKTIFTSVYLSQLLGKNVLPSDDLVNDFLRSVEIHTLGVNLFWTYWGIVMNDKPKNELSKPVKLEAYPMFQYNLFRNNIRRLTDNKIVNT; from the exons ATGTTAAACTCGAACTATGATACTTCACTAGGTCTGGAACATGAAAACAAAACCAAATTTGATTCtttaacatttaaatatgatCACAGTCATAGTAATCTAAAGAGTCTCTGTATCCGGCATGTTCCATTTTGGAACAATGTCAACCCTGAATTcatagaaattaaaaagatGAACAATGGAGTAACCAATCGTGTATACCAGGCGACATTAGTCGATGGAGATAAAGATAGATATCCCATAAAGTCAGtatgtattaaaaaatcatcGACATATAATTCGCTAGTGATTGATGATGATTTACAGTATCGTATTGCAAAATTATTAGGTGATAATAACTTCGGACCTAGAATAATTGGTCGTTTTGGTGATTTTACTATTCAGGAATGGGTTGAAGGAAATACTATGGGAATTGATTcattacaaaatttatcagTTTTGACTGGTATTGCTTCATCACTGGCAAAGTTCCACAAGAAAGTTACAGAGCTGGTTCCAAAGGAATGGGACAGAACTCCTATGTTTTTAACCAAAATAGCTACTTGGTCTCCACATGTTgaaagaattattaaaaaatataatttgggTTTCGATTATAATGAGTTGGTTCAGAACTATGAAATGTTCAAAAAGATCCTAAACAATCACCTAAATACATCAAATTCAATCACAAACTCAATACTATTCTGTCACAAcgatttattttttttaaatatagtTGATTTTAACCAAGGCGTATATTTCATTGATTTTGATTATTGTGGATTCAATTATGTTGGATGGGACATCGCCAATTtcttattaaaaatattacacattCTCCATGATCCGCTGTGTCATTCGTATACTTCCATATCGCCTTATATATCTGAGGAAATGAAGACTATTTTCACTTCAGTATATCTTTCTCAATTACTGGGTAAAAATGTTTTACCATCTGACGATTTGgtaaatgattttttaCGGAGTGTAGAAATACACACTTTGGgagtaaatttattttggACTTATTGGGGAATAGTGAt GAATGACAAACCgaaaaatgaattatctAAGCCTGTTAAATTGGAAGCTTATCCAATGTTccaatataatttatttaggAATAATATTAGGAGGTTAactgataataaaattgtaaatacCTAA
- a CDS encoding choline/ethanolamine kinase, putative (chr2.cand.365 - choline/ethanolamine kinase) produces the protein MLNSNYDTSLGLEHENKTKFDSLTFKYDHSHSNLKSLCIRHVPFWNNVNPEFIEIKKMNNGVTNRVYQATLVDGDKDRYPIKSVCIKKSSTYNSLVIDDDLQYRIAKLLGDNNFGPRIIGRFGDFTIQEWVEGNTMGIDSLQNLSVLTGIASSLAKFHKKVTELVPKEWDRTPMFLTKIATWSPHVERIIKKYNLGFDYNELVQNYEMFKKILNNHLNTSNSITNSILFCHNDLFFTNILDTLHGIYFIDFDYAGFNYVGWDIANFFKIIYILLDPLMKYYLYHNTSPVKDEFKPLFISVYLSQLLGQNVLPSDDLVNDFLQSLEIHTLGVNLYWIYWSLIMTDKPKIDPSNSVKFEGYAMFQYNLFRNNIRRLTDNKIVNT, from the exons ATGTTAAACTCGAACTATGATACTTCACTAGGTCTGGAACATGAAAACAAAACCAAATTTGATTCtttaacatttaaatatgatCACAGTCATAGTAATCTAAAGAGTCTCTGTATCCGGCATGTTCCATTTTGGAACAATGTCAACCCTGAATTcatagaaattaaaaagatGAACAATGGAGTAACCAATCGTGTATACCAGGCGACATTAGTCGATGGAGATAAAGATAGATATCCCATAAAGTCAGtatgtattaaaaaatcatcGACATATAATTCGCTAGTGATTGATGATGATTTACAGTATCGTATTGCAAAATTATTAggtgataataatttcGGACCTAGAATAATTGGTCGTTTTGGTGATTTTACTATTCAGGAATGGGTTGAAGGAAATACTATGGGAATTGATTcattacaaaatttatcagTTTTGACTGGTATTGCTTCATCACTGGCAAAGTTCCACAAGAAAGTTACAGAGCTGGTTCCAAAGGAATGGGACAGAACTCCTATGTTTTTAACCAAAATAGCTACTTGGTCTCCACATGTTgaaagaattattaaaaaatataatttgggTTTCGATTATAATGAGTTGGTTCAGAACTATGAAATGTTCAAAAAGATCCTAAACAATCACCTAAATACATCAAATTCCATCACAAACTCAATACTATTCTGCCACAAcgatttattttttactaacATTCTTGATACCTTACATGGGATATATTTCATTGATTTTGACTATGCCGGATTCAATTATGTTGGATGGGACATCGCCAATTTCttcaaaataatatatattctacTCGATCCTCTGATGAAATATTACCTATATCATAACACTTCCCCTGTGAAAGACGAATTCAAACCACTTTTCATCTCAGTATATCTTTCTCAATTACTGGGTCAAAATGTTTTACCATCTGACGATTTGGTAAATGATTTTCTACAGAGTTTAGAAATACACACCTTAGgtgtaaatttatattggATTTATTGGTCCTTAATAAT gACTGACAAACCGAAGATTGATCCTTCTAATTCTGTTAAATTTGAAGGTTATGCAATGTTccaatataatttatttaggAATAATATTAGGAGGTTAactgataataaaattgtaaatacCTAA
- a CDS encoding hydrolase, putative (chr2.C.cand.162 - PF00561 alpha/beta hydrolase fold), producing MSDSNEPNDVDGTSSFEAGTEPSIEWCLENGYKIPKWLLKCNIKCPYVKGRIFNGKYGPINYSVVGDPSASLVLTFHGYNATHTTFSIYQSVLSKNGFRVISFDLYGHGLSGYPKYKVFGNTFSSKYYVDQADEVIDHLGYTGRKLSVIGMSMGACIAASYCETHPDLVEKIILISPAGLIPKKPMRVVFLKYIQCCIPCTPLCVSKCCFSGRVTTPKSKSNRESPESSQESLETGECVSVDEVSGESTELNPMLNRMLWTLFVTRRAISNLLGIVNRMPLWSSRELYRRVGGMGKLTLILFGDSDTLTPPECADELSRLFTNSHTIIFSNSDHLLSFKKPLQVVSTCLSFLGIPNQENAQNYTRWLPFDCNGVYIPKSRRELGHSDETELTHNVSAPSLGSLTNHALPDEPPKSSTTSPFKIFRDYLPPDRTIKQLSLTEEYPRKKVPLVVVKQFENS from the exons atgtcAGATTCAAACGAACCAAACGATGTAGACGGAACCAGCTCATTTGAAGCTGGAACCGAACCTTCCATAGAATGGTGCCTTGAAAATGGATATAAAATACCAAAATGGCTCctaaaatgtaatataaaatgcCCATATGTAAAAGgtagaatatttaatggTAAATATGGACCAATCAACTACTCAGTAGTAGGAGATCCATCAGCAAGTTTG GTTTTAACATTCCATGGATATAACGCTACACATACGACATTCTCAATATATCAAAGCGTTCTGTCGAAAAATGGATTCAGAGTAATATCGTTTG ATCTCTACGGTCATGGATTAAGCGGTTATCCTAAATATAAAGTGTTTGGGAACACCTTTTCCTCGAAATATTATGTAGACCAAGCCGACGAAGTTATCGATCATTTGGGATATACTGGTAGAAAATTATCAGTTATCGGAATGTCTATGGGAGCATGCATAGCAGCCTCGTACTGTGAAACCCACCCCGATCTAGTAGAgaagattattttaatttctcCAGCTGGGTTAATACCCAAAAAACCAATGAGAGTCgtttttctaaaatatattcaatgCTGCATACCCTGTACGCCTCTTTGTGTTTCAAAGTGTTGCTTTTCGGGACGAGTTACAACTCCAAAGTCTAAATCGAATAGAGAGTCCCCAGAAAGTTCACAGGAATCCTTAGAAACAGGTGAGTGTGTTTCAGTCGACGAAGTTTCTGGAGAAAGTACAGAATTAAACCCTATGTTAAACCGAATGCTCTGGACACTTTTCGTCACCAGAAGGGCAATTTCAAATCTGCTGGGAATAGTCAATAGAATGCCCCTGTGGAGTAGCCGCGAACTCTACAGAAGAGTGGGAGGAATGGGAAAGTTAACTCTGATTTTGTTTGGAGATTCTGATACTTTAACACCACCAGAATGTGCAGACGAACTTTCCAGATTATTTACCAACTCTCATACCATAATCTTTTCAAATTCAGACCATCTTCTATCCTTCAAGAAGCCTCTCCAAGTAGTAAGCACATGCCTATCATTTTTGGGGATTCCAAACCAAGAAAATGcacaaaattatacaagATGGCTGCCATTTGATTGTAATGGTGTTTATATCCCAAAATCTAGACGAGAACTGGGTCATTCCGACGAAACGGAGCTTACACATAACGTTTCTGCTCCCTCATTAGGATCTTTAACCAACCATGCCCTCCCAGATGAGCCTCCTAAATCTTCTACCACAAGCCCTTTTAAGATCTTTAGAGATTATTTGCCCCCTGATCGCACCATCAAACAGCTATCACTCACGGAAGAGTACCCTAGAAAGAAAGTTCCACTTGTAGTGGTCAAACAATTTGAAAATTCATAA
- a CDS encoding choline/ethanolamine kinase, putative (chr2.cand.362 -choline/ethanolamine kinase), producing the protein MLNSNYDTSLGLEHENKTKFDSLTFKYDHSHSNLKSLCIRHVPFWNNVNPEFIEIKKMNNGVTNRVYQATLVDGDKDRYPIKSVCIKKSSTYNSLVIDDDLQYRIAKLLGDNNFGPRIIGRFGDFTIQEWVEGNTMGIDSLQNLSVLTGIASSLAKFHKKVTELVPKEWDRTPMFLTKIATWSPHVERIIKKYNLDFDYNELVQNYEMFKKILNNHLNTSNSITNSILFCHNDLYPSNILHTNQGIYFIDFDFSGFNYVGWEISHLFFKLCIVYNHHTPPYFNFDDSLALSQEMKTIFISVYLSQLLGKNVLPSDDLVNDFLQSVEIHTLGVNLFWTYWGIVMTDKPNNELSNPYSFIAYSKFEYYSLKIKFDKLISN; encoded by the exons ATGTTAAACTCGAACTATGATACTTCACTAGGTCTGGAACATGAAAACAAAACCAAATTTGATTCtttaacatttaaatatgatCACAGTCATAGTAATCTAAAGAGTCTCTGTATCCGGCATGTTCCATTCTGGAACAATGTCAACCCTGAATTcatagaaattaaaaagatGAACAATGGAGTAACCAATCGTGTATACCAGGCGACATTAGTCGATGGAGATAAAGATAGATATCCCATAAAGTCAGtatgtattaaaaaatcatcGACATATAATTCGCTAGTGATTGATGATGATTTACAGTATCGTATTGCAAAATTATTAGGTGATAATAACTTCGGACCTAGAATAATTGGTCGTTTTGGTGATTTTACTATTCAGGAATGGGTTGAAGGAAATACTATGGGAATTGATTcattacaaaatttatcagTTTTGACTGGTATTGCTTCATCACTGGCAAAGTTCCACAAGAAAGTTACAGAGCTGGTTCCAAAGGAATGGGACAGAACTCCTATGTTTTTAACCAAAATAGCTACTTGGTCTCCACATGTTgaaagaattattaaaaaatataatttggattTCGATTATAATGAGTTGGTTCAGAACTATGAAATGTTCAAAAAGATCCTAAACAATCACCTAAATACATCAAATTCCATCACAAACTCAATACTATTCTGCCACAACGATTTATATCCTTCTAACATTTTGCATACCAACCAAGGCATATATTTCATTGATTTTGACTTTTCTGGATTCAATTATGTTGGATGGGAAATCTCACATCTTTTCTTCAAATTATGTATCGTATATAACCACCATACTCCTCCGTACTTTAATTTCGATGATTCTCTTGCTTTATCACAGGAAATGAAGACTATTTTCATCTCAGTATATCTTTCTCAATTACTGGGTAAAAATGTTTTACCATCTGACGATTTGGTAAATGATTTTCTACAGAGTGTAGAAATACACACCCTAGgagtaaatttattttggACTTATTGGGGAATAGTGAt GACTGACAAAccaaataatgaattatctAATCCTTATTCATTCATTGCCTACTctaaatttgaatattattcactcaagattaaatttgataaattaatttccaACTAA
- a CDS encoding choline/ethanolamine kinase, putative (chr2.cand.359 - choline/ethanolamine kinase): MLNSNYDTSLGLEHENKTKFDSLTFKYDHSHSNLKSLCIRHVPFWNNVNPEFIEIKKMNNGVTNQVYQATLVDGDKDRYPIKSVCIKKSSTYNSLVIDDDLQYRIAKLLGDNNFGPRIIGRFGDFTIQEWVEGNTMGIDSLQNLSVLTGIASSLAKFHKKVTELVPKEWDRTPMFLTKIATWSPHVERIIKKYNLDFDYNELVQNYEMFKKILNNHLNTSNSITNSILFCHNDLYPSNILHTNQGIYFIDFDYCGFNYVGWEIASLFNKMYIIYDRVRKCYLSHNTSFAKEFKSLFTSVYLSQLLGQNVLPSDDLVKDFLQSVEIHTLGVHLFWIYWGIVIMDKPRQSTVIPGIYIESKLWINLFKSLVKNLVSKI, encoded by the exons ATGTTAAACTCGAACTATGATACTTCACTAGGTCTGGAACATGAAAACAAAACCAAATTTGATTCtttaacatttaaatatgatCACAGTCATAGTAATCTAAAGAGTCTCTGTATCCGGCATGTTCCATTCTGGAACAATGTCAACCCTGAATTcatagaaattaaaaagatGAACAATGGAGTAACCAATCAAGTATACCAGGCGACATTAGTCGATGGAGATAAAGATAGATATCCCATAAAGTCAGtatgtattaaaaaatcatcGACATATAATTCGCTAGTGATTGATGATGATTTACAGTATCGTATTGCAAAATTATTAggtgataataatttcGGACCTAGAATAATTGGTCGTTTTGGTGATTTTACTATTCAGGAATGGGTTGAAGGAAATACTATGGGAATTGATTcattacaaaatttatcagTTTTGACTGGTATTGCTTCATCACTGGCAAAGTTCCACAAGAAAGTTACAGAGCTGGTTCCAAAGGAATGGGACAGAACTCCTATGTTTTTAACCAAAATAGCTACTTGGTCTCCACATGTTgaaagaattattaaaaaatataatttggattTCGATTATAATGAGTTGGTTCAGAACTATGAAATGTTCAAAAAGATCCTAAACAATCACCTAAATACATCAAATTCCATCACAAACTCAATACTATTCTGTCACAACGATTTATATCCTTCTAACATTTTGCATACCAACCAAGGCATATATTTCATTGATTTTGACTATTGTGGATTCAATTATGTTGGATGGGAAATAGCTAGCTTGTTTAATAAGATGTACATAATTTACGATCGAGTCAGGAAGTGTTACCTATCTCATAACACTTCATTTGCAAAAGAATTCAAATCTCTTTTCACCTCAGTATATCTTTCTCAATTACTGGGTCAAAATGTTTTACCATCTGACGATTTGGTAAAAGATTTTCTACAGAGTGTAGAAATACACACCCTAGGTGTACATTTATTTTGGATTTATTGGGGAATAGTGAt AATGGATAAACCTAGACAATCGACTGTAATTCCTGGAATTTATATCGAATCTAAATTGTGGATTAACCTTTTCAAATCATTAGTAAAGAATCTTGTctctaaaatttaa